CTTGAGGTCCGGGGCTATGCGGTCATACTCCTTCTGGTCCAGGCGCTTGTCCAGGTCTATGTGCTCGAACATCCTTTCTCAAGTACATGGTGCCGAGAGATAGATAACGCTTGGCTAGACGAAAGGAATATGTTCCCCCAGAGCTTGCCTCCTCACATGGGAAACCTCAATGTGGCGGCGGTCGGCACTCTGGGCTACGCCAAGGACCTGGGGAAGAAGGGAACCGTCAGCGACATCACCATCTACGACCTGAAGAAGGGTCATGACACCGTCAGCATACTGGAGCCCAGCAAGTATCCTGAACGGATCAACTCTCTCTATTTCTGCGTCAATCTGGCCGAACTAGCCCTGGTCGTGGTGGATGAGATCAACGCCGCCCTGGGCGAGACGCTGCTCATGCTGGATTGCGCCAACGTCAAGCGCGGTATCTTCATACTGCGCAATTACCTGACACCGGACCGCATCGCGCCGCTGCTCAAGGACACGGTACTGACCAACTACACCTACATGGCCGACGATCCGATCCTTCTCCGCGAGTTCCTGTTGGAGGAAGCGGCCAAGGTCCAGAACAGTGGGGAGGGGAAAGGCGTCGTTCCCATCGACCACCATTTCAACGTCAAGGGGGTAGGGACGGTCATACTCGGCTACGTGGCCAAAGGCGTCATCAACCGGCACGACAACCTGAAGGTGCTGCCTACGGAGCGCACGGCGTTGGTCCGGTCGATCCAGAAGCACGATGACGATTTCGATGTGGCCTACAAGGGCGACCGGGTCGGTCTAGCGCTCAAGAACATCGACGCGGAGGACCTTGACCGCGGTTTCGTGCTCACCAACGACCCGGACATGAAGGTCATTTCCGAACTGAGCGGCCGACTGGACCTGGTCAAGTACTGGCAATCCCCCATCAAAGAGGGCATGGTCATGCACCTGGGACATTGGATGCAGTTCCTGCCCTGCAGGGTCACATCGGTCAGCGGGGACGCGAAGAGGCCCCAGGTCGTACTGACGCTGGAAAAGCCTCTGATATACTGCGCTGGGTCCAGAGCCGTGATCACCTACCTGGAGGGAGGAAAGCTGCGCATCGTGGGCACCATGGACCTCTAGCCCAGGCCGAAGGCGGCCCGATGAAGGATGTCCACCGTGGCGCTCAGCGCCCGGCCCGCGTCCTTGAGATGGTGGTAGATCTCCCTCTTCTTCAACGCTATCATATGGTCCTTGAGCGTGAAGACCTCCCGCATGCCCAGGACGTATATCTCCTCGATGAGGTCCTCCTCCTCCCGCATCCTATGGATGCGCGTTTCCTCCTTGGACGATTCTTGGCCGAGGGTCCTCACCCCTTCCACCACCTCCTCCGTCCCGATCAACAGATGCTCCGCCATGTCTATCATGCAGCGGTCCGGCTCCACCTCGAAGGCGTCTATCTCCACCAGGGTGGTCCGGGCGAAGTTCATGACCGCCTCCAGCTGCCGGGACATGCTGTAGATGTCCTGACGGTCGAAGGGGGTGGAGAACGCCTCTCCCAGCTTACGTTCCATGTCATGGCGCATCTGGTCCGTCCGGTCGTCCAGGTCCTTCAGCTCCTGGAGGTAATGGTCCTTATCGCCCTTCAGTGCCGCTATGAGTGTCTGCACTCCCTGGACGGTCATCTCTGCCTGGGCGACCAATAGGTCAAGGAAATCGTACCTTGGCGGGAAAAGCCCGTCCAAAAACCTCTTTCTCTCGCTCATCTTACACACCTGTCAGATATCTCAATCCTATTACCAATATCGCGGACAGCAGCGTAGTGGCCGGGATGGTCATGAACCAGGACACCACCAGGTCCTTACCGACATGCCAGTGCACCATCTTGCGGTTCTCCGCCGTGCCCACTCCCATGACGCCAGAGGTCACCACCTGGGTGGAGGAGACCGGCGCCCCCATCAGCGTGGAGAACATCACCGTCAAGGCGGAGTTCGCCTGGGCGACCAGGGCGTGCACCGGCCGTATCCTGAAGATCCTACGGCCGACGGTGCGCATGATGCGGTATCCTCCACCCAAAGTGCCCAGGGCGATGGCCAGGGCGCAGGCGAAACGCACCCACAAAGGTACGTTCAGATCGGAAGAGCTGCCCATGGCCATCAGGAGCAACGCGATCAGGGCCATCTGTTTCTGGGCGTCGTTCGCCCCATGGGCCAGGGTCTGCGCTCCGGTGGTGAACCACTGCAGTCGTTTCAGGAGAACGTTGATGTCCACGGTGGCTCGGCGCAGCAGGAGGCTGGCGATCTTCATCAGGACGAACCCGCCCAGGAACCCTATGAGGACCGAGATCATGAGGAACACCAGCACCTTGGTGACACCGGTCAGCTGTCCCCGTGTCAACGCGCTAAGCCCCCAGTTGACCCCCGACAGACCTTGGAACGATACGCCTACGCCGATCAGCCCGCCGATCAGGGCGTGAGTGGATGACGAAGGTATGCCGTAATACCAGGTGAAAAGGTTCCAGAGGTTGGCAGAGGCCACCGCGGCGAATATGGCCAGAGATATCTCCTGGCCTATGCCAGTGGTCAGCACTCCCTGCAATGTCAGTACCACGGCGCTGCCGCCTATCAACGCCCCTATGAAATTGGCCAAGGAGGCGGTGAGCAGCGCTCCCTTCACCGAGGCCGCTCCCGAGGAGACCATGGTGGCCACGTCCGCCCCGGCGTCGTTGTAACCGTTGGTGAAGGCAAAGAAAAGGGACAGCAGAATGCCGGCCATGGCCAGTATCAGGAGGGCGTCCATCTTACCCCGTTCAGAGCCACCCTTTGCGGCGGAAGTAAAGCAGCAGCAGCACGGACACCCCGGTCATGCCGATCAGGACCATCGGATATGCCAGCTCGTTGTTCAGTTCCGGCATATATCTGAAGTTCATGCCGTACAGACCGGCGATGAAGGTCAAGGGGATGAATATGGTGGCGATTATGGTCAGGGTCTTCATGATCTCGTTCATGCGGTTGCTGACGCTGGACATGTAAACGTCCAGCAGTCCGGAGAGCATGTCGGTGTAGGTGTCCACCACATCCATGACCTGTATGGAATGGTCGTAGACGTCCCGCAGATAGGTATTGGTGCTGGGCGACACCAGATCGGTGTCCTGGCGCATGAGGGCGGCGACCACCTCTCTAAGGGGCCAGATGGACTTGCGCAGGAAGATCACCTCCCGCTTCAGGCGATATATGTCACCGAGCAGCACCGGGTCTGGATCTTCGGTCAATCTCTCCTCGATGTCCTCGACCCGGTCGCCCACCGTTTCCAGGGAGGGGTAATAATTGTCCACCACCGAGTCGATGAGGGAGTACACCAGGTAGTCGGCTCCGGACTTGCGCAGACGCCCCTTGTTGTTGCGAATACGTTCGCGTATGCTGTTGAAGACGTCACCTTCCCTTTCCTGGAACGAGAGGACGTAGTTCTTGCCCAGCACCAACGACAGCTGCTCGTAGTTGATCTCCTTGCCGTTCTCTCCACGGTAGATCATCTTGACCACCATGTAGATGTAATCATCATAAAGCTCCAGTTTTGGGCGCTGTCCAGTGTGAAGAACGTCTTCCATGACCAGGGGGTGCAGTCCGAAGGCTTCGCCCAACTTTCGAATGGTCTCCACATCGGACAGGCCTGAGAAGTTAAGCCACGTGGTACTGGAGCTGTCCCGCAGCGGCAGGCACTCCTCAAGGGTGATATCGGTCTTTTCCAGTACCTCGGTCTCCGTGTAGTCCAGCACCGATATCTTGGTGGCTGCGGGCGTTCCATCACCTATATAGACGAGCGATCCAGGGGGCATGCCCACCTTCTTTGAGATCTGTCTATGCATCAATCGAAGACCTTTTATTTCCATTCGCTCACTCCTTGGCCTTTAATTTGATAGAGACGGAATTAATACAATAGCGCTGCCCCGTCGGCGCCGGGCCATCGTTGAACACGTGCCCGAGGTGTCCGCCGCAATCGGGACACAGAACCTCGGTTCGGACCATGCCGTGACCTAGGTCACGTTGCTCCTCCACCTCCTCCGTTGGCTTGGTGAAGCTCGGCCAGCCGCATCCGGAGTCGAACTTGTCCTCAGAGGAGAAGAGGACCTTGCCGCATCCGGCGCATACGTAAGAGCCCTGGTCCTTGCTGCGATGATATTTCCCGGTGAAAGGGGCCTCGGTCCCTTTTTCCCTGAGCACCCGGTACTCCTCCTCGCTCAGCTCCCGCTTCCACTCCTCCTCGCTCTTCTCCACCTTGCGTTTCATGGGAACTCCTATGTGGTATGGTCCGCCAAGTTTATTTGAATTGTTACCGTGAAAATTTTTCATGCCATTATCATTTGCGAAGGGGCGTGGAGCCCCCCAAGGTTCATTTCCATGAGATGCAGCGCCTGCGCGCCTGGTGGGCGGTCCTTCTCAGGCCCAGGGTCGTGACGCCCCAGGACGTTCTTTCCTACCGCGCGTTTCAATACCGCCCCATCGTCGATTACGGCGGATGGGGTATCAAGGGGACATCGTCAGATCGCGCCTACAACGTCCACGGGAACCAAGGGGTGAACATCGCTCTGATTGACGACAAGCATAGCATGAGCGGTTCGCTGAGGTCGGGAGATCTCAAACTTGCCTTGTACGCTCTGGTATGGGCGGACCGGGACCGAAGGGCCGGGGACCGACGCTCACTCTCCCAGCTCCACCGACCTGGGCACCACTCTGACCGCAACCTCGTTGTGCCGCATGAAACCCGGGGTGAAGGGGGAGTTATAACGCAACAGGAAAGGCCGATGGTGCGTATCGAAGTTCGCCTCCTT
The DNA window shown above is from Methanomassiliicoccales archaeon and carries:
- a CDS encoding EF-Tu/IF-2/RF-3 family GTPase → MGNLNVAAVGTLGYAKDLGKKGTVSDITIYDLKKGHDTVSILEPSKYPERINSLYFCVNLAELALVVVDEINAALGETLLMLDCANVKRGIFILRNYLTPDRIAPLLKDTVLTNYTYMADDPILLREFLLEEAAKVQNSGEGKGVVPIDHHFNVKGVGTVILGYVAKGVINRHDNLKVLPTERTALVRSIQKHDDDFDVAYKGDRVGLALKNIDAEDLDRGFVLTNDPDMKVISELSGRLDLVKYWQSPIKEGMVMHLGHWMQFLPCRVTSVSGDAKRPQVVLTLEKPLIYCAGSRAVITYLEGGKLRIVGTMDL
- a CDS encoding DUF47 family protein is translated as MSERKRFLDGLFPPRYDFLDLLVAQAEMTVQGVQTLIAALKGDKDHYLQELKDLDDRTDQMRHDMERKLGEAFSTPFDRQDIYSMSRQLEAVMNFARTTLVEIDAFEVEPDRCMIDMAEHLLIGTEEVVEGVRTLGQESSKEETRIHRMREEEDLIEEIYVLGMREVFTLKDHMIALKKREIYHHLKDAGRALSATVDILHRAAFGLG
- a CDS encoding inorganic phosphate transporter, with product MDALLILAMAGILLSLFFAFTNGYNDAGADVATMVSSGAASVKGALLTASLANFIGALIGGSAVVLTLQGVLTTGIGQEISLAIFAAVASANLWNLFTWYYGIPSSSTHALIGGLIGVGVSFQGLSGVNWGLSALTRGQLTGVTKVLVFLMISVLIGFLGGFVLMKIASLLLRRATVDINVLLKRLQWFTTGAQTLAHGANDAQKQMALIALLLMAMGSSSDLNVPLWVRFACALAIALGTLGGGYRIMRTVGRRIFRIRPVHALVAQANSALTVMFSTLMGAPVSSTQVVTSGVMGVGTAENRKMVHWHVGKDLVVSWFMTIPATTLLSAILVIGLRYLTGV
- the corA gene encoding magnesium/cobalt transporter CorA — translated: MEIKGLRLMHRQISKKVGMPPGSLVYIGDGTPAATKISVLDYTETEVLEKTDITLEECLPLRDSSSTTWLNFSGLSDVETIRKLGEAFGLHPLVMEDVLHTGQRPKLELYDDYIYMVVKMIYRGENGKEINYEQLSLVLGKNYVLSFQEREGDVFNSIRERIRNNKGRLRKSGADYLVYSLIDSVVDNYYPSLETVGDRVEDIEERLTEDPDPVLLGDIYRLKREVIFLRKSIWPLREVVAALMRQDTDLVSPSTNTYLRDVYDHSIQVMDVVDTYTDMLSGLLDVYMSSVSNRMNEIMKTLTIIATIFIPLTFIAGLYGMNFRYMPELNNELAYPMVLIGMTGVSVLLLLYFRRKGWL
- the msrB gene encoding peptide-methionine (R)-S-oxide reductase MsrB, giving the protein MKRKVEKSEEEWKRELSEEEYRVLREKGTEAPFTGKYHRSKDQGSYVCAGCGKVLFSSEDKFDSGCGWPSFTKPTEEVEEQRDLGHGMVRTEVLCPDCGGHLGHVFNDGPAPTGQRYCINSVSIKLKAKE